In Streptomyces sp. NBC_00448, the following are encoded in one genomic region:
- a CDS encoding alpha/beta fold hydrolase, with the protein MAEGAGMKWERAGLVGAAIGVVAAGAAAGVAIERATVGRGMRRRAQLALDAAGPYGSLRGTPGVAVAEDGTELYYEVDEPPPAPEPESPPPPARAARPANRGWLRARRTESDAESGAGPEAEGAPQPPVTVVFSHGYCLNQDSWHFQRALLRGAVRAVYWDQRSHGRSERGRDQLAGEPATIDELGRDLKAVLDAAVPQGPVVLVGHSMGGMTVMAFADQFPEYVRERVAGVALISTSAGKLAAVPLGLPAVGARAFRALAPGMLRVMGRQAELVERGRRATAELFAGVIKRYSFGSSDVDPGVARFAERLIEGTPIDVVAEFYPAFTEHEKSDKLAALAGPPALVLAGDKDLLTPSAHSADIAEKLPGAELVVVPGAGHLALLEQPEVVGAALAGLIAKAADGVRAPVPQRLRDLTATIDA; encoded by the coding sequence ATGGCGGAGGGAGCGGGGATGAAGTGGGAGCGGGCCGGGCTGGTCGGCGCCGCGATCGGCGTGGTGGCGGCCGGCGCGGCCGCGGGCGTGGCGATCGAACGGGCCACCGTCGGCCGCGGGATGCGCCGCCGCGCGCAGCTCGCGCTCGATGCCGCGGGCCCGTACGGCAGCCTGCGCGGCACCCCTGGCGTCGCGGTGGCCGAGGACGGCACCGAGCTGTACTACGAGGTGGACGAGCCGCCGCCCGCACCGGAGCCGGAGAGCCCGCCGCCACCCGCCAGGGCCGCCCGTCCCGCCAATCGCGGCTGGCTGCGTGCCCGCCGCACCGAGTCCGACGCCGAGTCCGGGGCCGGTCCGGAGGCCGAAGGGGCGCCGCAACCGCCGGTCACCGTGGTCTTCTCGCACGGGTACTGCCTCAACCAGGACTCCTGGCACTTCCAGCGGGCGCTGCTGCGCGGCGCGGTGCGGGCGGTGTACTGGGATCAGCGCAGCCACGGCCGCAGCGAGCGCGGCCGGGACCAGCTCGCGGGCGAGCCGGCCACCATCGACGAGCTGGGCCGCGACCTGAAGGCGGTGCTCGACGCGGCGGTGCCGCAGGGCCCGGTGGTGCTGGTCGGGCACTCCATGGGCGGGATGACGGTGATGGCCTTCGCGGACCAGTTCCCGGAGTACGTCCGCGAGCGCGTCGCCGGAGTCGCGCTGATCTCCACCTCGGCGGGCAAGCTCGCCGCGGTGCCGCTGGGTCTTCCCGCGGTCGGCGCGCGGGCGTTCCGGGCGCTCGCGCCCGGCATGCTGCGGGTGATGGGCCGCCAGGCGGAGCTGGTGGAGCGCGGCCGGCGGGCCACCGCCGAGCTGTTCGCCGGCGTCATCAAGCGCTACAGCTTCGGCTCCAGCGACGTCGATCCGGGCGTGGCCCGCTTCGCCGAGCGGCTGATCGAGGGCACCCCGATCGACGTGGTGGCCGAGTTCTACCCGGCGTTCACCGAGCACGAGAAGAGCGACAAGCTCGCCGCGCTCGCCGGCCCGCCCGCGCTGGTGCTGGCCGGCGACAAGGATCTGCTGACGCCGAGCGCGCACAGCGCGGACATCGCCGAGAAGCTGCCCGGCGCCGAGTTGGTGGTGGTGCCGGGCGCCGGTCACCTCGCGCTGCTGGAGCAGCCCGAGGTGGTGGGGGCCGCGCTGGCGGGGCTGATCGCGAAGGCCGCGGACGGCGTGCGCGCCCCCGTACCGCAGCGGCTGCGCGACCTGACGGCCACCATCGACGCGTAG
- the tsaE gene encoding tRNA (adenosine(37)-N6)-threonylcarbamoyltransferase complex ATPase subunit type 1 TsaE yields the protein MGKPHDPYPAAAGTAEDAHAVRITVRTAEHMRELGRRLAALLVPGDLVLLTGELGAGKTTLTRGLGEALGVRGAVTSPTFVIARVHPSLTGGPALVHVDAYRLGGGLDEMEDLDLDVSLPESVVVVEWGEGKVEDLSDARLQVVIGRTIGEERDHAAGGEPPHPGPDDALGSEPEGADDTREVTVIGIGPRWVGQDLTPLVF from the coding sequence ATGGGCAAACCGCACGACCCTTATCCCGCGGCCGCGGGCACCGCAGAAGACGCGCACGCGGTCCGGATCACCGTACGCACCGCGGAACACATGCGTGAGCTGGGCAGACGGCTCGCCGCGCTGCTGGTTCCCGGCGATCTGGTGCTGCTCACCGGTGAGTTGGGCGCCGGCAAGACCACGCTCACCCGCGGTCTGGGCGAGGCGCTCGGTGTGCGCGGCGCGGTCACCTCGCCGACGTTCGTGATCGCCCGGGTGCACCCCTCGCTCACCGGCGGACCGGCGCTGGTGCACGTCGACGCGTACCGCCTCGGCGGCGGCCTCGACGAGATGGAGGACCTGGACCTCGACGTCTCTCTGCCGGAGTCCGTGGTGGTGGTGGAGTGGGGCGAGGGCAAGGTCGAGGACCTGTCGGACGCGCGGCTCCAGGTGGTGATCGGCCGCACGATCGGCGAGGAACGGGACCACGCGGCGGGCGGGGAACCGCCTCACCCGGGCCCGGACGACGCCCTCGGGTCGGAGCCGGAGGGCGCCGACGACACGCGCGAGGTGACCGTGATCGGAATCGGGCCGCGCTGGGTCGGGCAGGACCTCACACCGCTGGTCTTCTGA
- the tsaB gene encoding tRNA (adenosine(37)-N6)-threonylcarbamoyltransferase complex dimerization subunit type 1 TsaB, producing MLLLAFDTATPAVTAALYDGEKVLAESTVIDARRHGELLVPAVDRVLGTAGRALADVTGVVVGTGPGPYTGLRVGLVTAASFGDALGVPVHGVCTLDGLAWAAGEAGLDGPFAVATDARRKEVYWARYDGPLHRVGEPAVDRPADIAAEVAGLPAVGAGAALYPDVFTDHRPDPAHQSAGALAALAAHRLAAGETFPPARPMYLRRPDAQVPAGYKAVLPK from the coding sequence GTGCTGCTGCTTGCCTTCGACACCGCCACACCCGCCGTCACCGCCGCCCTGTACGACGGGGAGAAGGTGCTCGCCGAGTCCACCGTGATCGACGCGCGCAGGCACGGCGAACTTCTCGTACCCGCCGTCGACCGGGTGCTGGGCACCGCCGGCCGCGCCCTCGCCGATGTCACGGGCGTGGTCGTCGGCACCGGCCCGGGCCCGTACACCGGGCTGCGGGTCGGCCTGGTCACCGCCGCGTCCTTCGGCGACGCCCTCGGCGTTCCGGTGCACGGCGTCTGCACGCTGGACGGGCTGGCCTGGGCGGCCGGCGAGGCGGGCCTGGACGGGCCGTTCGCGGTGGCCACCGACGCGCGCCGCAAGGAGGTGTACTGGGCGCGGTACGACGGCCCGCTGCACCGCGTGGGCGAGCCCGCCGTGGACCGCCCGGCCGACATCGCCGCCGAGGTCGCGGGGCTGCCCGCGGTCGGCGCCGGCGCCGCGCTCTACCCCGACGTCTTCACCGACCACCGCCCCGACCCCGCGCACCAGTCGGCCGGTGCGCTCGCCGCGCTGGCCGCCCACCGGCTGGCCGCGGGCGAGACGTTCCCGCCGGCCCGGCCGATGTACCTGCGCCGGCCCGACGCCCAGGTGCCGGCCGGCTACAAGGCGGTACTGCCGAAGTGA
- the rimI gene encoding ribosomal protein S18-alanine N-acetyltransferase, producing the protein MRWWDLDAVLALEHELFPEDAWSRGMFWSELADARHPSASRTYVVAEETVEQAGEQAVEQAAPNPPGAAPAGAARIVGYAGFAAIAGTGDVQTIATARDQWGSGLGGRLLTELLRAATAAECHEVLLEVRVDNARAQRLYQRFGFEPIGVRRGYYQPGNVDALVMRLADPARTFAADLR; encoded by the coding sequence ATGCGCTGGTGGGACCTGGACGCCGTACTCGCCCTCGAACACGAACTCTTCCCCGAGGACGCGTGGTCGCGCGGCATGTTCTGGTCCGAACTCGCCGACGCCCGGCACCCGTCCGCCAGCCGCACCTATGTCGTCGCCGAGGAAACCGTCGAGCAGGCCGGGGAGCAGGCCGTCGAGCAGGCCGCCCCGAACCCGCCCGGCGCCGCCCCGGCCGGGGCGGCGCGGATCGTCGGCTACGCCGGTTTCGCGGCGATCGCCGGCACCGGCGACGTGCAGACCATCGCCACCGCCCGCGACCAGTGGGGCAGCGGCCTCGGCGGCCGGCTGCTCACCGAGCTGCTGCGGGCCGCCACCGCCGCCGAGTGCCACGAGGTGCTGCTGGAGGTGCGGGTGGACAACGCCCGCGCCCAGCGGCTCTACCAGCGCTTCGGCTTCGAGCCCATCGGCGTGCGCCGGGGCTACTACCAGCCCGGCAACGTGGACGCGCTCGTGATGCGGCTGGCCGATCCCGCGCGGACCTTCGCGGCCGACCTTCGTTGA
- the tsaD gene encoding tRNA (adenosine(37)-N6)-threonylcarbamoyltransferase complex transferase subunit TsaD: MADEPLVLGIETSCDETGVGIVRGHTLLADAVASSVDEHARYGGVVPEVASRAHLEAMVPTIQRALKDAGVSARDLDGIAVTAGPGLAGALLVGVSAAKAYAYALGKPLYGVNHLASHICVDQLEHGALPEPTMALLVSGGHSSLLLAPDITSDVRPLGATIDDAAGEAFDKVARVLGLGFPGGPVIDRYARDGDPRAIAFPRGLTGGRDPIYDFSFSGLKTAVARWVEARRRDGEDVPVADVAASFQEAVVDVLTRKAVRACKDNGVDHLMIGGGVAANSRLRALALQRCEDAGIRLRVPRPGLCTDNGAMVAALGAEMVARGRSASTLDLPADSSLPVTEVSVPGHTHDEQHPHGHDHAHPHDHDHVHELSKDNLYG; this comes from the coding sequence ATGGCTGACGAACCCCTGGTCCTGGGTATCGAGACCTCCTGCGACGAGACCGGCGTCGGCATCGTCCGCGGCCACACCCTGCTCGCCGACGCCGTCGCCTCCAGCGTCGACGAGCACGCCCGCTACGGCGGGGTGGTGCCCGAAGTCGCCAGCCGGGCGCACCTGGAGGCGATGGTCCCCACCATCCAGCGCGCCCTGAAGGACGCCGGGGTCAGCGCCCGCGACCTCGACGGCATCGCGGTCACCGCCGGGCCCGGGCTGGCGGGCGCGCTGCTGGTCGGCGTCTCGGCCGCCAAGGCGTACGCCTACGCGCTCGGCAAGCCGCTGTACGGGGTCAACCACCTCGCCTCGCACATCTGTGTCGACCAGCTCGAACACGGCGCGCTGCCCGAGCCGACGATGGCCCTGCTGGTCTCCGGCGGTCACTCCTCGCTGCTGCTCGCCCCCGACATCACCAGCGACGTCCGCCCACTGGGCGCGACCATCGACGACGCGGCCGGCGAGGCGTTCGACAAGGTCGCCCGGGTGCTCGGCCTCGGCTTCCCCGGCGGACCGGTGATCGACCGCTACGCCCGCGACGGCGACCCGCGGGCGATCGCCTTCCCGCGCGGCCTGACCGGCGGCCGCGACCCGATCTACGACTTCTCCTTCTCCGGCCTGAAGACCGCCGTCGCCCGCTGGGTCGAGGCGCGCCGCCGGGACGGCGAGGACGTACCGGTCGCCGACGTGGCGGCGTCCTTCCAGGAGGCCGTGGTCGACGTGCTGACCCGCAAGGCCGTCCGCGCCTGCAAGGACAACGGCGTCGACCACCTGATGATCGGCGGGGGAGTGGCCGCCAACTCCCGGCTGCGGGCGCTGGCCCTGCAACGGTGCGAGGACGCGGGCATCCGGCTGCGGGTGCCGCGCCCCGGGCTGTGCACGGACAACGGCGCCATGGTCGCCGCGCTCGGCGCCGAGATGGTCGCCCGCGGCCGCTCGGCCTCCACCCTGGACCTGCCGGCCGACTCCTCGCTGCCGGTCACCGAGGTCTCGGTGCCCGGCCACACCCACGACGAGCAGCACCCCCACGGCCACGACCACGCACATCCCCACGACCACGACCATGTGCACGAGTTGAGCAAGGACAACCTGTACGGATGA
- a CDS encoding class I SAM-dependent methyltransferase yields MKPEDFDALLTPEGQALLAELRELDPADELAAATRLRRTHDIALVSAALGQSRLRQRAAAKFAAKDAARMYFTPDGVEQATRASVAAHRAERFRALGVRRLADLCGGIGGDAVALARAGIEVLAVDRDPLTCAVARANAQSLGLADRIEVRCADVAEVDTAGYDAVFVDPARRSGRGRTFDPEAYSPPLSWALAAARTVPHAAVKVAPGIPHEALPQDAEAEWVSDRGEVKEAALWFGTAPGTVRATLLPGGADLAARGLPPDPPVRPVGRYLYEPDGAVIRAHLVALVADEVGGGLIDPTIAYVTGDAPHPTPYAAAYEIRDALPFGLKRLKALLREREVGRLTVKKRGFAMEPEELRRRVRPQGPNEATVFLTRMAGAPAMLVGEPVAWDGRIRV; encoded by the coding sequence GTGAAACCCGAGGACTTCGACGCGCTGCTCACACCCGAGGGGCAGGCCCTGCTCGCCGAGCTGCGTGAACTGGACCCCGCCGACGAACTGGCGGCCGCCACCCGGCTGCGGCGCACCCACGACATCGCGCTGGTCTCCGCCGCCCTCGGGCAGAGCCGGCTGCGGCAGCGCGCCGCGGCGAAGTTCGCGGCCAAGGACGCCGCGCGGATGTACTTCACGCCCGACGGCGTCGAGCAGGCGACCCGCGCGTCGGTCGCCGCGCACCGGGCGGAGCGCTTCCGCGCGCTGGGCGTACGGCGGCTGGCCGACCTGTGCGGCGGCATCGGCGGCGACGCGGTCGCGCTGGCCCGCGCCGGTATCGAGGTGCTGGCGGTGGACCGCGACCCGCTCACCTGCGCGGTGGCCCGGGCGAACGCGCAGTCGCTGGGCCTGGCCGACCGGATCGAGGTGCGCTGCGCGGACGTCGCGGAGGTGGACACCGCCGGGTACGACGCGGTGTTCGTGGACCCGGCGCGCCGCTCGGGCCGCGGGCGCACGTTCGACCCGGAGGCGTACTCCCCGCCGCTGTCCTGGGCGTTGGCGGCGGCCCGCACCGTCCCGCACGCCGCGGTGAAGGTGGCGCCGGGCATCCCGCACGAGGCGCTGCCCCAGGACGCGGAGGCGGAGTGGGTCTCGGACCGGGGCGAGGTGAAGGAGGCGGCGCTGTGGTTCGGCACCGCGCCCGGCACCGTACGCGCCACGCTGCTGCCGGGCGGGGCGGACCTCGCCGCGCGCGGCCTGCCGCCGGACCCGCCGGTGCGGCCGGTGGGGCGGTACCTGTACGAGCCGGACGGCGCGGTGATCCGCGCGCACCTGGTCGCCCTGGTGGCGGACGAGGTGGGCGGCGGGCTGATCGACCCGACCATCGCGTACGTGACCGGCGACGCGCCGCACCCGACGCCGTACGCGGCGGCGTACGAGATCCGGGACGCGCTGCCGTTCGGGCTCAAGCGGCTCAAGGCGCTGCTGCGGGAGCGCGAGGTGGGGCGGCTGACCGTGAAGAAGCGCGGATTCGCCATGGAACCCGAGGAGTTGAGGCGCCGGGTACGGCCGCAGGGGCCGAACGAGGCGACGGTGTTCCTGACCAGGATGGCGGGGGCGCCGGCGATGCTGGTCGGCGAGCCGGTGGCGTGGGACGGCCGGATCAGGGTCTGA
- the groES gene encoding co-chaperone GroES, whose translation MTTASTKVAIKPLEDRIVVQPLDAEQTTASGLVIPDTAKEKPQEGVVLAVGPGRFEDGNRLPLDVAVGDVVLYSKYGGTEVKYNGEEYLVLSARDVLAIIEK comes from the coding sequence GTGACGACCGCCAGCACCAAGGTTGCCATCAAGCCGCTTGAGGACCGCATCGTGGTCCAGCCGCTCGACGCCGAGCAGACCACGGCCTCGGGCCTGGTCATTCCGGACACCGCCAAGGAGAAGCCCCAGGAGGGCGTCGTCCTGGCCGTGGGCCCGGGCCGCTTCGAGGACGGCAACCGGCTGCCGCTCGACGTCGCCGTCGGCGACGTCGTGCTCTACAGCAAGTACGGCGGCACCGAGGTGAAGTACAACGGCGAGGAGTACCTCGTCCTCTCGGCCCGCGACGTTCTCGCGATCATCGAGAAGTAA
- the groL gene encoding chaperonin GroEL (60 kDa chaperone family; promotes refolding of misfolded polypeptides especially under stressful conditions; forms two stacked rings of heptamers to form a barrel-shaped 14mer; ends can be capped by GroES; misfolded proteins enter the barrel where they are refolded when GroES binds), which yields MAKILKFDEDARRALERGVNKLADTVKVTIGPKGRNVVIDKKFGAPTITNDGVTIAREVELEDPYENLGAQLVKEVATKTNDIAGDGTTTATVLAQALVREGLRNVAAGASPAALKKGIDAAVKAVSDELLSSARAIEGKEDIAAVAALSAQDKQVGDLIAEAMDKVGKDGVITVEESNTFGLELDFTEGMAFDKGYLSPYFVTDQERMEAVLDDPYILIHQGKIGSIQDLLPLLEKVIQANSSKPLLIIAEDVEGEALSTLVVNKIRGTFNAVAVKAPGFGDRRKAMLGDIATLTGATVIAEEVGLKLDQAGLDLLGSARRVTVTKDETTIVDGAGDKAEIEGRVGQIKAEITSTDSDWDREKLQERLAKLAGGVCVIKVGAATEVELKEKKHRLEDAISATRAAVEEGIVSGGGSALVHAVKVLGDNLGKSGDEATGVAVVRRAAVEPLRWIAENAGLEGYVITSKVAELDKGHGFNAATGEYGDLVKAGVIDPVKVTRSALENAASIASLLLTTETLVVEKKEEEPEAAAGGHGHSH from the coding sequence ATGGCCAAGATCCTTAAGTTCGACGAGGACGCCCGTCGCGCCCTTGAGCGCGGTGTCAACAAGCTCGCCGACACCGTGAAGGTGACCATCGGCCCCAAGGGCCGCAACGTCGTGATCGACAAGAAGTTCGGCGCCCCGACCATCACCAACGACGGCGTGACCATCGCCCGCGAGGTGGAGCTCGAGGACCCGTACGAGAACCTGGGCGCCCAGCTCGTCAAGGAGGTGGCGACCAAGACCAACGACATCGCGGGTGACGGCACCACCACCGCGACCGTGCTGGCGCAGGCGCTGGTCCGCGAGGGCCTGCGCAACGTCGCCGCCGGCGCCTCCCCCGCCGCGCTGAAGAAGGGCATCGACGCGGCCGTCAAGGCGGTCTCCGACGAGCTGCTCTCCTCCGCCCGCGCGATCGAGGGCAAGGAGGACATCGCCGCCGTCGCCGCCCTGTCCGCGCAGGACAAGCAGGTCGGCGACCTGATCGCCGAGGCGATGGACAAGGTCGGCAAGGACGGTGTCATCACCGTCGAGGAGTCCAACACCTTCGGGCTCGAGCTGGACTTCACCGAGGGCATGGCCTTCGACAAGGGCTACCTGTCGCCGTACTTCGTCACCGACCAGGAGCGGATGGAGGCCGTCCTCGACGACCCGTACATCCTCATCCACCAGGGCAAGATCGGTTCGATCCAGGACCTGCTGCCGCTGCTGGAGAAGGTCATCCAGGCCAACTCCTCCAAGCCGCTGCTGATCATCGCCGAGGACGTCGAGGGCGAGGCACTCTCCACCCTCGTGGTCAACAAGATCCGCGGCACCTTCAACGCGGTCGCGGTCAAGGCCCCGGGCTTCGGTGACCGCCGCAAGGCCATGCTGGGCGACATCGCCACGCTGACCGGCGCCACCGTCATCGCCGAGGAGGTCGGCCTCAAGCTCGACCAGGCCGGTCTCGACCTGCTGGGCTCCGCCCGCCGGGTCACCGTCACCAAGGACGAGACCACCATCGTCGACGGCGCCGGAGACAAGGCCGAGATCGAGGGCCGGGTCGGCCAGATCAAGGCCGAGATCACCAGCACCGACTCCGACTGGGACCGCGAGAAGCTCCAGGAGCGCCTCGCGAAGCTGGCCGGCGGCGTCTGCGTGATCAAGGTCGGCGCGGCCACCGAGGTCGAGCTGAAGGAGAAGAAGCACCGCCTGGAGGACGCGATCTCCGCGACCCGCGCGGCCGTCGAGGAGGGCATCGTCTCCGGCGGTGGCTCCGCGCTCGTGCACGCGGTCAAGGTGCTCGGCGACAACCTGGGCAAGTCCGGCGACGAGGCCACCGGTGTCGCCGTCGTGCGCCGCGCCGCGGTCGAGCCGCTGCGCTGGATCGCCGAGAACGCCGGCCTGGAGGGCTACGTCATCACCTCCAAGGTCGCCGAGCTCGACAAGGGCCACGGCTTCAACGCCGCCACCGGCGAGTACGGCGACCTGGTCAAGGCCGGCGTCATCGACCCGGTGAAGGTCACCCGCTCCGCCCTGGAGAACGCGGCGTCCATCGCCTCCCTGCTGCTCACGACCGAGACCCTGGTCGTCGAGAAGAAGGAAGAGGAGCCGGAGGCCGCTGCCGGCGGTCACGGCCACAGCCACTGA
- a CDS encoding SDR family NAD(P)-dependent oxidoreductase, which yields MTTSLVTGATAGLGAAFAHRLAADDHALVLVARNADRLARFAADLRERHGVEVEVLAADLATDTGIEAVEARLRDSARPVDVLVNNAGFGHGGTFLDVPVEDEVRMIKVHCEAVLRLTTAAVEGMRERRRGFVVNVASVAAYVPRGTYGASKAWVVRFTEGLSHELRGSGVRFVALCPGFVRTEFHARAGMDASRLPSWAWLDADAVVATALRDLARGRTISVPSARYKVAVSLARHVPPALFGAASSRTGRFDPKG from the coding sequence ATGACGACTTCTCTGGTGACCGGGGCGACCGCGGGCCTCGGCGCGGCCTTCGCCCACCGGCTCGCCGCCGACGATCACGCCCTGGTGCTGGTCGCCCGGAACGCCGACCGGCTCGCCCGGTTCGCGGCGGACCTGCGCGAGCGGCACGGCGTCGAGGTGGAGGTGCTGGCCGCCGACCTCGCGACGGACACCGGGATCGAGGCGGTCGAGGCGCGGCTGCGCGACTCCGCCCGGCCGGTGGACGTGCTGGTGAACAACGCCGGGTTCGGCCACGGCGGCACCTTCCTCGACGTGCCCGTCGAGGACGAGGTGCGGATGATCAAGGTGCACTGCGAGGCGGTGCTGCGGCTGACCACGGCCGCGGTGGAGGGGATGCGGGAGCGGCGGCGCGGCTTCGTGGTGAACGTCGCCTCGGTCGCGGCCTATGTGCCGCGCGGCACGTACGGCGCGAGCAAGGCGTGGGTGGTGCGGTTCACCGAAGGGCTGTCGCACGAACTGCGCGGCTCGGGGGTGCGCTTCGTCGCCCTGTGCCCGGGGTTCGTGCGCACCGAGTTCCACGCCCGGGCCGGCATGGACGCCTCCCGGCTGCCGTCGTGGGCCTGGCTCGACGCGGACGCGGTCGTCGCCACCGCCCTGCGCGACCTGGCCAGGGGCCGCACGATCAGCGTGCCGTCGGCCCGCTACAAGGTGGCGGTCTCGCTCGCCCGCCATGTGCCGCCGGCCCTCTTCGGCGCGGCCTCCAGCCGGACCGGCCGGTTCGACCCGAAGGGCTGA
- a CDS encoding MOSC domain-containing protein: protein MDWKVLTVNIGRPQPNRWKQLPATGIDKRPVPGPVAVAAPGPKGTGAVGLAGDRVYDVKHHGGDDQAVYAYAREDLDRWQEELGRELPNGSFGENLTTAGIDVNAALIGERWRIGSALLEVSCPRIPCATFAGWLAEGGWTRRFVRAARPGPYLRVIEPGEVSAGDAVDVVDRPAHEVTVAMAFRAVTSEPELLPLLVDLAAFPAADRAQIRRRLDR, encoded by the coding sequence ATGGACTGGAAGGTGCTGACCGTCAACATCGGTCGGCCGCAGCCGAATCGGTGGAAGCAGCTGCCCGCGACCGGTATCGACAAGCGGCCGGTCCCCGGTCCGGTGGCCGTGGCGGCGCCGGGTCCGAAGGGAACCGGCGCGGTCGGGCTCGCGGGCGACCGGGTGTACGACGTGAAGCACCACGGCGGCGACGACCAGGCCGTGTACGCGTACGCCCGGGAGGATCTGGACCGCTGGCAGGAGGAGTTGGGCCGGGAGTTGCCCAACGGCTCCTTCGGGGAGAACCTGACCACGGCCGGGATCGACGTCAACGCGGCGCTGATCGGGGAGCGTTGGCGGATCGGCTCCGCGCTGCTGGAGGTGTCCTGCCCGCGCATCCCGTGTGCCACCTTCGCCGGATGGCTGGCGGAGGGCGGGTGGACCCGGCGGTTCGTGCGGGCCGCGCGGCCGGGACCGTATCTGCGGGTGATCGAGCCGGGCGAGGTCAGCGCGGGCGACGCGGTGGACGTGGTGGACCGGCCGGCGCACGAGGTGACCGTGGCGATGGCGTTCCGCGCGGTGACCAGCGAGCCCGAACTGCTGCCGCTGCTGGTCGACCTGGCCGCCTTCCCGGCCGCGGACCGGGCGCAGATCCGGCGGCGGCTGGACCGCTGA
- a CDS encoding GNAT family N-acetyltransferase, translating into MDMGQLRETFDGQIRRGAGPVTAEGVVRLVEGDGPNGWAGVVWSGFTAEEGAKADRAIAAQRTWLRSPEGKGREFEWKLYSYDLPADLPERLTAAGFTAEPPETLMVAEIAALPTDTPAPEGVRLEPVTDAAGVHLIADVHDQAFGTDSARLRERLLAEVGGPDVEMTVAMAGERPVCGARMEFHPGTEFASLWGGGTVEEWRGRGIYRALVAHRARIAAARGCRYLQVDASDQSRPILERLGFAALAVTTPYVLAAD; encoded by the coding sequence ATGGACATGGGGCAGCTGCGGGAGACGTTTGACGGGCAGATCCGGCGGGGGGCGGGACCGGTGACGGCGGAGGGGGTCGTGCGTCTGGTCGAGGGCGACGGCCCGAACGGATGGGCCGGAGTCGTGTGGTCGGGGTTCACCGCGGAGGAGGGCGCGAAGGCCGACCGGGCGATCGCCGCGCAGCGGACATGGCTGCGCTCCCCCGAAGGCAAGGGCCGCGAGTTCGAGTGGAAGCTGTACTCGTACGACCTGCCCGCGGACCTCCCCGAGCGCCTGACCGCCGCGGGGTTCACCGCCGAACCCCCGGAGACCCTGATGGTCGCGGAGATCGCGGCGCTGCCGACGGACACCCCGGCGCCGGAGGGTGTCCGGCTGGAGCCGGTGACGGACGCGGCGGGCGTGCACCTGATCGCGGACGTGCACGACCAGGCGTTCGGCACGGACTCCGCCCGTCTGAGGGAGCGGCTGCTGGCCGAAGTGGGCGGTCCCGACGTGGAGATGACCGTGGCGATGGCGGGCGAGCGGCCGGTGTGCGGCGCCCGGATGGAGTTCCACCCGGGCACGGAGTTCGCGAGCCTGTGGGGCGGCGGCACCGTCGAGGAGTGGCGCGGCCGCGGCATCTACCGCGCGCTGGTCGCGCACCGGGCCCGTATCGCCGCCGCGCGCGGCTGCCGCTACCTCCAGGTGGACGCCTCGGACCAGAGCCGGCCGATCCTGGAGCGGTTGGGCTTCGCCGCGCTGGCCGTCACCACTCCGTACGTCCTCGCGGCGGACTGA